The following proteins are encoded in a genomic region of Gopherus flavomarginatus isolate rGopFla2 chromosome 14, rGopFla2.mat.asm, whole genome shotgun sequence:
- the CDH1 gene encoding cadherin-1, with protein sequence MGPPRGRLSGLCLLLLLQAGQWFCEEVSQCQPGFGSESYTFPVSRWDLETGRVLGKVSFEGCAGRNRTAYLSDDTHFKVHTDGVVSVKRRLHLHGHKKSFFIHAWDSASKKHSAKVTVKREGHVHRHHLHMDSPANAQADILIFPESHPSRKRQKRDWVIPPINCPENERGPFPKQLVQIKSNKDKETKVFYSITGQGADTPPVGVFIIERETGQLKVTQPLDREDISHYTLYSHAVSANGMPVEDPMEIIITVSDQNDNKPQFTQSVFTGSIEEGAKPGTSVMQVTATDADDSVNSYNGVIAYSILQQIPEQPHGEMFTINSETGVISVIATGLDREVTPNYTLIVQAADVQGQGFTTSATAMIEVTDTNDNAPVFDPLTYQATVPENEVGVLVDRLHVTDRDKRGSPAWQARYEIVRGNEEGFFTITTDPNNNDGLLKTAQGLDFEVQRQFILLVAATNDIAFSVPLPTSTATVTVNVEDVNEAPVFDPPIKSAVVSEDLPVGQEVTSYTARDPDKSQMQKITYSMGSDPGGWLAIDAENGIITAKLPLDRESSFVVNNIYKAIVLAVDSGKPLATGTGTLLLTLEDVNDNGPVPDPREFYICNQNPVVQLLNIVDPDLPPNTGPFKVDLLHGSGSNWTATMNAQRDSLALKLTKYLEPGEYSIILQLVDNQGKAQVTTVKASVCDCDGEARNCEKRAAIAGGLGIPAILGILGGILALLILLLLLLLFVRRRKVVKEPLLLPEDDTRDNVYHYDEEGGGEEDQDYDLSQLHRGLDARPEVTRNDVVPTLMPAPQYRPRPTNPDEIGNFIDENLKAADTDPTAPPYDSLLVFDYEGSGSEAASLSSLNSSASDQDQDYDYLNDWGGRFRKLADMYGGGEDEE encoded by the exons TGAGCTTCGAGGGCTGCGCAGGAAGGAACCGGACGGCGTACCTGTCAGATGACACACACTTCAAAGTGCACACAGATGGCGTCGTCTCAGTCAAACGTCGCCTCCATCTCCACGGGCACAAAAAGAGCTTTTTCATCCATGCCTGGGACTCTGCCAGCAAGAAGCACTCTGCCAAGGTTACTGTGAAGAGAGAGGGGCACGTGCACCGCCACCACCTGCACATG gaCTCCCCTGCCAATGCTCAGGCAGACATACTCATCTTCCCAGAGTCCCACCCTAGCCGGAAGAGGCAGAAGAGAGACTGGGTCATCCCTCCAATCAACTGCCCTGAGAATGAGAGGGGGCCCTTCCCCAAGCAACTAGTTCAG ATAAAATCCAACAAGGACAAAGAGACCAAGGTTTTCTACAGCATCACAGGACAGGGTGCAGACACCCCCCCTGTGGGTGTCTTCATCATCGAAAGGGAGACGGGGCAGCTGAAGGTGACACAGCCGCTGGACAGAGAGGACATCAGCCACTACACG CTTTATTCCCACGCCGTGTCTGCAAATGGGATGCCTGTGGAGGACCCCATGGAGATCATCATCACCGTGAGCGACCAGAATGACAACAAACCCCAGTTCACCCAGAGCGTCTTCACAGGCTCCATAGAAGAAGGAGCCAAGCCAG GTACCTCCGTGATGCAAGTGACAGCCACAGATGCAGACGACAGTGTAAACAGCTACAATGGGGTCATTGCTTACTCCATCCTGCAGCAGATACCTGAACAACCCCACGGAGAGATGTTCACCATCAACTCAGAGACTGGCGTCATCAGTGTGATTGCAACTGGGCTGGATAGAGAG GTGACCCCCAACTACACGCTGATTGTCCAGGCTGCTGACGTACAAGGCCAAGGCTTTACTACCTCAGCCACAGCAATGATTGAAGTCACAGACACCAATGATAATGCTCCAGTGTTTGATCCACTCACG TACCAAGCCACGGTCCCCGAGAACGAAGTGGGAGTGCTGGTTGACAGGCTGCATGTGACGGACAGGGACAAACGGGGGTCTCCAGCCTGGCAGGCGAGGTATGAGATCGTGAGAGGGAACGAAGAGGGCTTTTTCACCATAACCACTGACCCCAACAACAACGACGGGCTCCTGAAAACTGCCCAG GGCCTGGATTTTGAGGTGCAAAGGCAGTTCATCCTCCTTGTTGCTGCAACAAACGACATTGCCTTCTCGGTGCCTCTCCCGACTTCCACAGCCACCGTCACTGTAAACGTTGAGGATGTGAACGAAGCCCCAGTCTTTGATCCACCTATCAAAAGTGCAGTGGTCTCAGAGGACTTGCCTGTGGGACAGGAAGTCACCTCCTACACGGCCCGGGACCCAGATAAGAGCCAGATGCAGAAAATCAC GTACAGCATGGGGAGTGACCCTGGAGGGTGGCTGGCTATTGACGCCGAAAATGGCATCATCACTGCAAAACTCCCTTTGGACAGGGAGTCAAGCTTCGTAGTCAACAACATCTACAAGGCCATAGTCCTAGCTGTCGACTCAG GGAAGCCGTTGGCCACGGGCACGGGGACCTTGCTGCTGACCCTTGAGGATGTGAATGACAACGGGCCAGTGCCAGATCCGCGGGAATTTTACATCTGCAATCAGAACCCAGTGGTCCAGTTGTTAAATATTGTGGACCCGGACCTTCCCCCGAACACCGGCCCCTTCAAGGTGGACCTGCTACATGGCTCCGGCTCCAACTGGACAGCAACTATGAATGCCCAGA GAGACAGCCTGGCCTTAAAGCTTACCaaatacctggagccaggagaatACAGCATCATCCTGCAGCTGGTGGACAACCAGGGTAAAGCCCAGGTGACGACTGTCAAAGCCAGTGTGTGCGACTGTGACGGGGAAGCCAGGAACTGCGAGAAGAGAGCAGCCATCGCTGGCGGCCTGGGGATCCCGGCCATCCTGGGGATTCTGGGTGGAATCCTTGCCTTGCTGA tcctgctgctgctgcttctgctcttcGTGCGGCGGAGGAAGGTGGTGAAGGAGCCCTTGCTGCTCCCCGAGGACGACACCCGGGACAACGTCTATCACTACGACGAGGAGGGCGGTGGGGAGGAAGACCAG GACTACGACCTAAGCCAGCTGCACCGCGGCCTGGATGCTCGGCCTGAGGTCACCCGCAATGATGTCGTCCCGACTCTCATGCCAGCCCCGCAATACCGGCCACGCCCCACCAACCCTGATGAGATCGGCAACTTCATCGATGAG aaccTAAAGGCGGCCGACACTGACCCCACTGCCCCGCCGTACGACTCCCTTCTGGTGTTTGACTACGAGGGCAGCGGCTCCGAGGCGGCCTCGCTCAGCTCCCTCAACTCCTCCGCCTCGGACCAGGACCAGGACTACGACTACCTGAACGACTGGGGCGGACGCTTCAGGAAGCTGGCGGACATGTACGGCGGGGGCGAGGATGAGGAGTAG